One stretch of Glandiceps talaboti chromosome 7, keGlaTala1.1, whole genome shotgun sequence DNA includes these proteins:
- the LOC144438146 gene encoding uncharacterized protein LOC144438146, translating to MGRSGQTKTDLIWWIQQAPGHNDRPLHSPQPDLIIQSDASLQGWGAVSGQEIAQGRWSIKEKALHINVLELKAALLAIQSFVQNHRDLVIELQLDNTSAVAYLNHQGGVKFQALCILALQVWQYCETQNISFSVGHLPGIANLLADYQSRTFLDNHDYQLLKPCGVQTDLPQVLPARNRPVCQSQFNSTASVRFVENGSSSNSYQCFLHFLGREKALHVPTSHLILRCLKQVIRDKARTLFIAPVWKTSPWYPLLLQLSCQNPVLLPAQRNLLIEPHTGKPPKFNLTPLAMWQLSGHCIENRDFRSRLQTFPLVQCVPEHPSCMTASGIDWLAGVYDGIQIHFHALWRKLSNFLQNCSQYTSWHTVQLMVTDSSETGRLILQAARETANSAHNSASS from the exons ATGGGAAGGTCAGGTCAGACCAAAACAGACCTCATATGGTGGATTCAACAGGCACCAGGGCACAACGACAGACCTCTTCACTCTCCACAACCAGACTTGATTATTCAGTCAGATGCCTCTCTGCAAGGATGGGGAGCAGTGAGTGGCCAGGAAATTGCACAGGGTCGGTGGTCAATAAAAGAAAAGGCCCTGCATATCAATGTACTGGAATTGAAAGCAGCACTCTTAGCCATCCAATCATTTGTTCAAAATCACAGAGACTTGGTAATCGAGCTCCAGTTAGATAATACATCAGCAGTAGCATATCTCAATCATCAGGGAGGAGTCAAATTTCAAGCTCTTTGCATCCTAGCACTGCAAGTTTGGCAATATTGCGAAACTCAGAACATCTCCTTCTCAGTAGGACACTTGCCAGGAATTGCCAACCTGTTAGCAGATTATCAGTCCAGAACCTTTCTAGACAACCACGATTATCAGCTATTAAAACCCTGTGGTGTTCAGACAGATTTGCCACAAGTTTTACCAGCCAGAAATCGACCTGTTTGCCAGTCGCAATTCAACTCAACTGCCTCAGTACGTTTCGTGGAAAATGGATCCTCAAGCAACAGCTATCAATGCTTTCTCCATTTCTTGGGAAGGGAAAAGGCTTTACATGTTCCCACCTCACATTTAATTCTGAGATGTCTCAAGCAGGTAATCAGGGACAAGGCAAGAACACTGTTCATTGCTCCAGTGTGGAAAACTTCACCCTGGTACCCACTTCTTCTACAGCTTTCATGCCAGAATCCAGTATTGCTTCCAGCTCAACGCAATCTGTTGATAGAACCACATACGGGCAAACCACCCAAGTTCAATCTCACCCCTCTAGCCATGTGGCAGCTCTCAGGACATTGTATAGAGAACAGGGACTTTCGCAGCAGGCTACAGACATTCCCATTAGTGCAGTGTGTCCCAGAACATCCAAGTTGTATGACTGCAAGTGGGATAGATTGGTTAGCTGGTGTCTACGACGGAATTCAGATCCACTTTCATGCCCTGTGGAGGAAGTTATCGAATTTCTTACAGAACTGTTCACAGTACACAAGCTGGCATACAGTACAGTTAATGGTTACAG ATTCATCTGAAACTGGGCGTCTTATCCTACAGGCTGCCAGGGAAACTGCTAATTCAGCTCATAATTCGGCGTCCAGCTAA